In Labrus mixtus chromosome 3, fLabMix1.1, whole genome shotgun sequence, a single window of DNA contains:
- the slc10a4 gene encoding sodium/bile acid cotransporter 4: MKNSSLLGGDSRNVGLKDFLLLDTLKQVVDSPEDTAMAGLLGSGAFFLEGSAFRTAAGAEFMAAPPTESPHLVPAFWDSPLSHGINVFVGLVLCFTMLGLGCTVDVSQLGEHIRRPIGVLLALVCQFVIMPLVAFLLALAFSLDDVAAMAVLLCGCCPGGNLSNIMSLLVHGEMNLSIVMTISSTLLALVLMPLCLWIYSRAWINTPVVNLMPFGAIILTLCSTLIPIGLGVMLRYRYSRVADIVLKASLWSLLITLVMLFILTGAMLGPELLSTIPPSVYVVAILMPLCGYAAGYGLAVLFDLPPNCRRAVSLETGCQNVQLCTAILKLAFPPQLMGGMYMFPLLYALFQAAEAGIFILAYRMYRKKVLHKPDPMRNNEDTDITYQRFEDEDFDSSYGAVTVSDPNTIMLDPCPPDPTPV; encoded by the exons ATGAAGAACTCTAGCCTTTTGGGCGGCGACTCACGAAACGTTGGTTTAAAAGACTTTCTTTTGTTGGACACTTTGAAGCAGGTTGTGGATTCTCCTGAGGACACTGCCATGGCTGGATTATTGGGCAGTGGTGCCTTCTTTCTTGAAGGCAGCGCATTCAGGACTGCCGCTGGAGCTGAGTTTATGGCCGCTCCGCCGACGGAATCCCCGCACCTGGTGCCCGCCTTTTGGGATTCCCCCCTCAGTCACGGAATCAATGTGTTTGTGGGACTCGTGCTTTGCTTTACTATGCTGGGACTGGGCTGCACGGTGGACGTGAGCCAGCTTGGTGAACATATCCGCAGACCAATCGGGGTTCTACTGGCTCTGGTGTGTCAGTTTGTTATCATGCCTTTGGTGGCCTTTCTGTTGGCTTTAGCCTTCTCTCTGGATGATGTGGCAGCGATGGCTGTGCTCCTGTGTGGTTGCTGCCCGGGAGGAAACTTATCAAATATCATGTCCCTGTTGGTGCACGGAGAGATGAATCTAAG CATCGTCATGACCATATCTTCCACTCTGCTGGCACTCGTGCTGATGCCACTGTGTCTGTGGATCTACAGCCGAGCCTGGATCAACACACCTGTGGTTAACCTCATGCCCTTCGGGGCCATCATCCTGACCCTCTGCAGCACTCTCATTCCTATTGGTTTAGGGGTGATGCTGAGGTATCGCTACTCGCGTGTGGCGGATATTGTTTTAAAG gcgtCTCTGTGGTCTCTGCTGATTACTCTTGTGATGCTCTTTATCCTCACCGGAGCGATGCTGGGACCTGAGCTCTTGTCCACCATCCCGCCCTCCGTCTATGTGGTGGCCATCCTGATGCCTCTCTGTGGCTACGCAGCAGGCTATGGCCTGGCCGTCCTCTTCGACCTGCCACCAAACTGCCGCAGGGCCGTCTCTCTGGAAACCGGATGCCAGAACGTGCAGCTGTGCACCGCCATCCTGAAGCTGGCCTTCCCCCCTCAGCTGATGGGAGGGATGTACATGTTCCCCCTGCTATACGCTCTGTTCCAAGCAGCCGAGGCAGGCATCTTCATTCTGGCCTACAGGATGTACAGGAAGAAGGTCCTGCACAAACCAGACCCCATGAGGAACAACGAGGACACAGATATCACATATCAGAGGTTTGAGGATGAGGACTTTGACTCGTCTTACGGTGCTGTGACAGTGAGTGACCCGAACACCATCATGTTGGACCCCTGTCCTCCTGATCCAACCCCTGTTTAA